Proteins co-encoded in one Bombus terrestris chromosome 18, iyBomTerr1.2, whole genome shotgun sequence genomic window:
- the LOC100650705 gene encoding basic proline-rich protein isoform X2: protein MANYYDILEVQQTATSEDIRRAYRKLALIWHPDKNPNNLEEANKKFKEISEAYEVLIDESRRRIYDQYGKNGLQINPQEVFEEFFRPAIFENPPPNLIRGDVHPPVRPNGYMHPSSNSISIPSFTSIRFPPMGPPPMGPPLMGPPLMGPTLMGPPPMGPPPMGPPPMGPPPMGPPPMGPPPMGPPPMGPPPMGPPPMGPPPMGPSPMGPPPMGPPPMGPPPMGPPPMGPPPMGPPPMGPPPMGPPPPSPPPPPPPPPPPPPPPPPPPPPHFGLVSFNGVPRGQPRNIIWINRDVTGYRGPNYVKQTNISTQIINGKKITIKKVFKNGKLTVILYEDNVMKSKLVNGLPQPMKST from the exons ATGGCTAACTACTACGACATACTAGAAGTGCAACAAACCGCCACGAGCGAGGACATCAGAAGGGC ATATAGAAAATTGGCATTGATATGGCATCCAGACAAAAACCCTAATAATCTGGAAGAAGCGAacaaaaaattcaaagaaatatcCGAGGCATACGAAGTCTTAATTGACG AAAGCAGAAGAAGAATCTACGATCAATATGGAAAGAATGGACTTCAAAT AAACCCACAGGAAGTATTTGAAGAATTCTTTCGTCCTGCTATTTTCGAGAACCCGCCCCCTA ACCTTATTAGAGGCGATGTACACCCGCCGGTCAGACCCAACGGGTATATGCATCCAAGCAGTAACAGCATTAGCATACCATCCTTTACTTCGATAAGATTTCCTCCGATGGGACCTCCTCCGATGGGACCTCCTCTGATGGGACCTCCTCTGATGGGACCTACTCTGATGGGACCTCCTCCGATGGGACCTCCTCCGATGGGACCTCCTCCGATGGGACCTCCTCCGATGGGACCTCCTCCGATGGGACCTCCTCCGATGGGACCTCCTCCGATGGGACCTCCTCCGATGGGACCTCCTCCGATGGGACCTCCTCCGATGGGACCTTCTCCGATGGGACCTCCTCCGATGGGACCTCCTCCGATGGGACCTCCTCCGATGGGACCTCCTCCGATGGGACCTCCTCCGATGGGACCTCCTCCGATGGGACCTCCTCCGATGGgacctcctcctccttctcctcctcctcctcctcctcctcctcctcctcctcctcctcctcctcctcctcctcctcctcctcactTTGGTTTAGTATCATTCAACGGCGTACCTCGAGGTCAGCCAAGAAACATCATCTGGATCAATAGGGATGTGACTGGATACAGAGGTCCTAATTACGTGAAACAGACGAATATTTCAACTCAAATTATCAACGGCAAAAAGATCACCATCAAAAA GGTTTTTAAAAATGGAAAGCTAACAGTAATATTGTACGAGGATAATGTCATGAAGTCGAAGTTAGTGAACGGCCTGCCACAACCAATGAAGTCCACTTAA
- the LOC100650705 gene encoding cleavage and polyadenylation specificity factor subunit 6 isoform X1 — protein sequence MANYYDILEVQQTATSEDIRRAYRKLALIWHPDKNPNNLEEANKKFKEISEAYEVLIDESRRRIYDQYGKNGLQMYVGKEPHRNNFGPRFINTFMFRNPQEVFEEFFRPAIFENPPPNLIRGDVHPPVRPNGYMHPSSNSISIPSFTSIRFPPMGPPPMGPPLMGPPLMGPTLMGPPPMGPPPMGPPPMGPPPMGPPPMGPPPMGPPPMGPPPMGPPPMGPPPMGPSPMGPPPMGPPPMGPPPMGPPPMGPPPMGPPPMGPPPMGPPPPSPPPPPPPPPPPPPPPPPPPPPHFGLVSFNGVPRGQPRNIIWINRDVTGYRGPNYVKQTNISTQIINGKKITIKKVFKNGKLTVILYEDNVMKSKLVNGLPQPMKST from the exons ATGGCTAACTACTACGACATACTAGAAGTGCAACAAACCGCCACGAGCGAGGACATCAGAAGGGC ATATAGAAAATTGGCATTGATATGGCATCCAGACAAAAACCCTAATAATCTGGAAGAAGCGAacaaaaaattcaaagaaatatcCGAGGCATACGAAGTCTTAATTGACG AAAGCAGAAGAAGAATCTACGATCAATATGGAAAGAATGGACTTCAAATGTACGTTGGTAAGGAGCCCCACAGGAACAACTTTGGTCCACGCTTCATTAACACCTTCATGTTTAGAAACCCACAGGAAGTATTTGAAGAATTCTTTCGTCCTGCTATTTTCGAGAACCCGCCCCCTA ACCTTATTAGAGGCGATGTACACCCGCCGGTCAGACCCAACGGGTATATGCATCCAAGCAGTAACAGCATTAGCATACCATCCTTTACTTCGATAAGATTTCCTCCGATGGGACCTCCTCCGATGGGACCTCCTCTGATGGGACCTCCTCTGATGGGACCTACTCTGATGGGACCTCCTCCGATGGGACCTCCTCCGATGGGACCTCCTCCGATGGGACCTCCTCCGATGGGACCTCCTCCGATGGGACCTCCTCCGATGGGACCTCCTCCGATGGGACCTCCTCCGATGGGACCTCCTCCGATGGGACCTCCTCCGATGGGACCTTCTCCGATGGGACCTCCTCCGATGGGACCTCCTCCGATGGGACCTCCTCCGATGGGACCTCCTCCGATGGGACCTCCTCCGATGGGACCTCCTCCGATGGGACCTCCTCCGATGGgacctcctcctccttctcctcctcctcctcctcctcctcctcctcctcctcctcctcctcctcctcctcctcctcctcctcactTTGGTTTAGTATCATTCAACGGCGTACCTCGAGGTCAGCCAAGAAACATCATCTGGATCAATAGGGATGTGACTGGATACAGAGGTCCTAATTACGTGAAACAGACGAATATTTCAACTCAAATTATCAACGGCAAAAAGATCACCATCAAAAA GGTTTTTAAAAATGGAAAGCTAACAGTAATATTGTACGAGGATAATGTCATGAAGTCGAAGTTAGTGAACGGCCTGCCACAACCAATGAAGTCCACTTAA